In Phaseolus vulgaris cultivar G19833 chromosome 3, P. vulgaris v2.0, whole genome shotgun sequence, the sequence CTGATATTTGCAGGGTCCTTACACTGTGACTGGACACGAGGAACTAGCAAAAAACACCATAAAAGCTCTATGTAATGCTGATTTGTCAGAAAGAATTTTTATTGCAGGAAGAGATGTTTCCCTACCAGAAACTACCATAAGGGTACCGAGAAAACCTCTGAGATATCTTGGTGGGAATAGAGCATCACTACGTCCTATCCTCGCTTTCTTTGCTGGAAGCATGCATGGTAGAGTGCGCCCTACTCTGCTTAAGTATTGGGGGGGTGGAAAAGATGAAGACATGAAAATATACAAGCGTTTACCTCTAAGAGTTTCCCAAAGGATGACTTATATTCAGCACATGAAATCAAGTAAATATTGTGTATGTCCAATGGGCTTTGAAGTTAATAGCCCTAGGATCGTTGAGGCCATATATTACGAGTGTGTTCCTGTTATCATTGCAGATAATTTTGTACTTCCTTTTAATGAAGTTCTGGACTGGAGTGCTTTTTCTGTGGTGGTGGCCGAGAAGGATATTCCCAGGCTGAAGGAAATTTTATTGTCCATCCCTGTAAGGAAATATCTTACAATGCAAAATAACGTGAAGATGCTACAGAAGCATTTCCTTTGGAATCCTAGACCAATAAGATATGATCTGTTTCATATGATTTTGCATTCAATATGGTTGAACAAGCTGAACCAGATTCAAACTTTGCAAATATAGAAATCATTTTGTTAAGTGTTGTGTAATTTGATTGCACGAATCTTGTTTGGACGAGGTCCAAGAAAGAGTAAGAAGTATTATTGATAGGGATGATGTAGCACTTCAACAGCCTTCTGTTTCTTAAGGACGGGGTTCCATAAAAGAATTGATTCATTTAACTTATTAATTGGGTTGAATGCTTGGTGCGTCGAACTAAAATAGATTGTTGATTATGAGCTAGTTAACATGTTTAATGGTGTGATTGGTTCACGGGAAGTGGAGGGTTGGTGAGGAGAGAGAGGATAGACTTTTACTTTTAtgtttagttaaaaaaaattagaggacatggaaaggaaaatataaatggaagTTAAAACTCCTTTTCTCTTATTTAAGCTTCTTTTCTAATACTGGTATGATTTAGATAGGagataaattagtttataatttgggattcaatttgtcttgataatttatctttttatgaTTATTACTCAAGTATGAACCAAAAATAAAGTACTACTGCATATACGACTGTAAAATGAATGTGATGTGAATAGAGTCAACATTGACAAATTTATTGGGTTTAGGTTTAGGGAGTCGAGAATTTAAATGGATTTGTTAATTCAAAATGtcacaaatttattaaaatagtgtaaatctattttaaatttataaaaatagataaatttttaaaaaattaggaGTAAGTCGTAAAtgaaaatataactttaaaataaaaaagtcatACTTTAAAACATGATTTTGGGTTGAATTGTTTTTCTCCCTATAGTCGTGAATCATATTGATAGGGATGATATGTAGTTTGTAACTATGGGGGATTTACTAATTTAATTAGCTGATTCgtttaaaagatatttatttgttttttctaaaaaaaaatcatatctcACTCACATATTATTATTGCATTGTGATCtttattttaatctattttaaaaaattaaatttaatgtgCAAAAAAgagtatgttttattttaatcatctaaaaaagttaatactaaaaataaaagtgaattttgttttaagtaaagttttacatttaaaatttgttcataaaaaataatataaagaagagatttcgttaaaattttgtagcaaaactttgataagatactctcatacatttacatacatatagaaggaaaatatatgcaaaacaaaattttaattatttttaattgagtctTCTAACCATGCTCATACTtgaatgtcttttttttttttcatcttatcgaatgaattaaaacaaaaatgaaaatttaatttttcaacaaCCATGCTTGAGTCTTCTAACCATGCTCATACTtgaatgtctttttttttttttttcatcttatcgaatgaattaaaacaaaattgaaaatttaatttttcaacaacaacaatattttttttataattaaatttaaatttttaaaaaatattttccttacATGGACGATCCACAGACCCACAAGCTACCTTTTCTGCGGGACGGGTCAATAAAATGGACTCGTACTCCTTATAGGATGGTCCAACCCGACCCACATTTTGTGGGCTAAACACAAGGTGTGTCAACCCGCATTATCACCCCTAGATAGTGTGACTTCAactcattatattttttaaatattgttttggATAAAATCATGCTTATTAGCatgttttaactttttatttgacGATGTTGTTGAATATACGAATTATTGTAATATCAAGTCCTCAATGGTATACAAATTTAGTGTTtaagattttataaatttagtgTTTAAGATTTTATGTTTTCaatgtgtaatttttttaatttagaatattttgttattgttgTAGTTggttgtaaattttttatttcattaactcggatatatttataaaatagtgtAATATATATCttgtaattttgtattttagttagttaaattagttaattagacaattttttcgattatgACATTTGTTATGATAATAATTGTTTTGATCCATTTCGTTAAGTATATAGTTAGTACTTAATATTTCAAACTGTTTATGCCATATTTGAAGGGATTATGAATGAAGTTTGGATCCCAATAAGTAAActactaatttttatttgagatcgaataaaattgaatttcatAAATCTTATGTAAATTGTACATTAGGTTCACCTAAATGTTATCAATGTTATCAATGGTAAGTGACAAGagaaacaaataagaaaaatggAATGTGAGAAGAAGGTAGTCcaagaatttgaaattaaaaaaaaaaaatacatatcaaAATCAGAAAATCCTAAATTTATATACTCAATAATAACTTCATTATATAAAACACTAAAGTAATTCGTACACCAATGTGGACttcatataaaataaacttaaaattaaacATGCTAATAAATacgaattaataaaataaaataaacatttaaaatgtGTCAGTAAAAGTGTGTTTACTAGCACaactttacaaaaaaaaaaaaacaataatttaaagtCGTGCTTCACACTTCAAAGAAAATTATACTTATGaaagactttttttttcatttttaaagtCGTGACGACTTGGTGATACTCGTAATAactcataaattaaaaatataactattttcGTAAATTTGACTTAACATGTTGTGAAGAACAAGTGTGGTAGTTATGAGGGTTTGAGGATTGTGGTCAAGTTCCCAAGTACTTGTTCAGCCAATCTAACCCACAGGATTCCTCAGAGAAGTTGAAAAATTCGTCAACGTCGAATGTAACATCTAAGTTACCACTTTCGTTAGTTGCAATCCCATTCTCTGACATTGCATGGTTGTCCTCAGCATTCTCATTCTGGCCAATAATTTCCTGTGTTGTTGAAGATTCTGGTCTCTCCTCTTTCTGATTCACTTTTTTGCACAAATGAGAGTtccaataatttttaatttcattgtctGTTCGTCCTGGAAGCCTACCAGCTATCAAAGACCACCTAAATACACCAAAATGTCCACAATCTCATTTAGTTACTCATCTTCTCATGCAGAAAAatgaacaaaatataaaaatgttcaTGAGGAGTATGATATGATGTAATACATAAATAAGATATTTATATATTCAGACtagttatattatataaaacatGATCACTGTTAGTTTtgaatttcttgaaaattttatatgtaaacACTTACAAACAGAAACATAACCACCTTTTCTTGCAAGTATAAATtgtatgatgatgatgatgatgaaaaaCCTGTTTCCCAAGAGTCTGTGAAGCCTAAGAATCaaatcttcttcttcatctgaTATGTTTCCCCTCTTGATATTAGGTCTCAGATAGTTTAACCATCTCAGCCTGCAACTCTTCCCACATCTATTCAAACCTACCAAACCATGCAAATTAAGCAGGTTACTATAGGTTTGCTTTCAACTTTTCAAGTTgtccattattttttaaataactatcAAAGTTATTCCTctactttttaaaatacattcattttgatatattaaaacagtttataatatgtttttaaagTATCAAAATGATTGTATTTTGAATATAGACTTGAGAAGCTTGTGAATCTCAAACCTGATTTAAGTGCTACAGTCTTCCACCTCTTTGCACCATATATTTCAATGCAATGGGCAAGCTTTCGGTCTTCCTCTGGGGTCCATGCACCTCTGTTCATTGGTGATCTCTTGGGTGTTCCATCACTGATCCTTGGTGCCATGAGAATAGATAAGGATTTTGTGTTGTTGAGGGCATAAATGAATACAGGGTCTTTATACGGGGGTGCTGTAAAAACACTATTGAAACAAAGGTGAATAAGAAGACGCGTGTTAAGGTTGAAGTGTcggtgagtgagtgagtgagtgagctTATGTATCTACCCTTCGCATAGGATCATAGATAGGTGAGAGAAAATGGGAAGCTCCAACCACCAGTTACAGTTATTCCTTTGAGAATGGAAAGTGGAATCTCACTCATGCTTAGCAAATGTTTTCGTTCGTTTAAGATTTCGTTTTTTACCAATTAATTGCACGCAAGTTGGCACGTGTTTTGAtcatttggtgagttcttgtaaGTCTCTCACTCAATAATTACTACCACTGTCTTACCTACTAACTAGTTCGTTGTCCACTTTCAACATTCTATGCACACAAAAACATGTTttgaaacacaaaaacaaacagttataataataatagtaataataatcaATAGCGAGtttaaaattaatgaataaacAACAAATGGTTAATAAATACTATATTTAACTTCAAAGTCTTCCTCCTACTTTTCTCCTCCCATTCTATATTCTTGTGTTTTTTCATAGAGCTTGTACACATGGTGgagtttaaaatatatgaacTTATAGTAGTTAGGGATTTCAATGAATATCAACAAAAGTGTGaagtttaaaaaaaactcattctTTTCTCTTGGTCAAACTTTTCCTCTCTCTTTCTATTTCTTAAAATGTTTTCTCTCTTCTCCCGGTTCAAAGGAGCTATTTTGGAAATGAAGCTCCCAGCTTTTGGAGATAAAACATCACCTCTTCTCATTTTCGTTGTGCTAAAACTCAAGGTGTGGTTCTGTCTTTTCATCTTGTCCCTCTCTCTCACACCATTTTGAGCTTCCACTTTCATAGTGGTGGGCTTTTCTATATAATGAATGGTCCAAAATATAGTTGTGGTTCTTGGAATTTTGAACACTGCACCTTTGCTTGTGATTCTATTGtgttattttgtgttttttttaaagtgatgTTATGAGTAAACAGAAATTGGAATGATACAGAAATGATTTATATGGAATTAGTTAtgaatttttacattttttaggTTCGATAGTGTTGGACAAAAAATTACTAAGGGATATTTTGATTTGTCTACAATTAGCTGGACATGGAAAATTAAAGCTattgttttaacagaaaaattattatgtttagGATAAATAGCAACTGGaattatatgaaaattattttcatagaATTAGTCATGAAGTTTTAAAGTTGAGTCTTGTGAATTTATCAAGACAAGTTATGTATAATATCTTGTTTCACTTATACTTGTCTAGTAATTGTGGAATGGAACTATAAATTCATTAAGTGTATAATTGAAAGTGACAGAAGGATCAAAGTTGATAATCATTTTAGGAAAACCAAACTCTTTATGAAGTTGTTTCGCAGTGGACCAATAAGAGAGTCCAAATAAGGTTTGCTGCAGCTAAATTGGACTTCTTGAAATTATCTTAAAGATCACATTACATCCTAAAATCACTTACCTTGTGTGGatgaagcatttttaaaagctAATTTATTTTCTACAAAATCTGGATTGTCATGTGATAGAATTTGTTGTgtagaatatatatatttttaatttatgaagataatttaattattttaaattaaataaatttaataaaataagaattttaaattcatttttttaaatctattgtttattttcttatgGTTCTTTTTCAAGATATATTTAACTAAGGactcatttttattaaaagaaatattcacTTAATAAATATAGCAATGCAATTTATTTTCTATGTTTAtcttagtttataattttattttttttaagtatttataaAAGAACTTCCTTTAATACCACAGTGCGGTGGCAGCAGCGAGAATGTTATCTTTTTTTAGCGTGACTCCAAGAAACTACCTTAATACACACTACGGTGGCCGCGGGGAGGATGTTACGTTTCTACACACTACGGTGGCCGCGGGGAGGATGTTACCTTTCTTCAGCGTAAAGAAACAACCTTTAATACTAATACCTAAATGCTGCGGTGGCGGCTTGGGCATAACTCCAAGAGGATTTTCTGAAGGTAATCTCTACCTCCTGACCTCTACtactttctttttatttgaGTAACTTTAACtaattgtaaattttttttagtagcTGTACCGTCCTGTACctgggcgttgactaagtctaggtcaaagtcaacaccagaggtcaaagtcaacacaggGCGTcacctaggtgaagagacgctaagtgccagcg encodes:
- the LOC137808098 gene encoding transcription factor MYB114-like; translation: MAPRISDGTPKRSPMNRGAWTPEEDRKLAHCIEIYGAKRWKTVALKSGLNRCGKSCRLRWLNYLRPNIKRGNISDEEEDLILRLHRLLGNRWSLIAGRLPGRTDNEIKNYWNSHLCKKVNQKEERPESSTTQEIIGQNENAEDNHAMSENGIATNESGNLDVTFDVDEFFNFSEESCGLDWLNKYLGT